AGTCGACGGCGTGTTACCTATAGTTGCTTTAGTCTGATAGGTTTCCAATGAATTATCACTAAATGATTCTTCAATATTAGATTGCGAGGCTTCGACACCTAAATTAACAACCGCTCTCAATTCGGGTAAGAAATGCATTTTATAATCAAACTCTGCATTCCCTAAAAATTTATCAATAGTCTCAGGTCGCGTTCTCTGGTTCAACCTTGCAACAGGATTATAAGCGCCTTGTGTCAAATATCTTCCGTCCCAAGAGGCATCACCGGGATTATTAGTCTCTTGGTAATACCCGCCAAATCGGTTATCCGGACTACTACCATAAACAGGTTTCGTTGGATCCATATTTAATGAGGCGTACGTAACTGAACCTACATCAATAGCATTTTTCTTCGAACTAAATCCTTTCGCATTTACAGTTACTTTCAAATGATTGTCAAAATAAGTAGGTGACACATTAAAACTTGCTGAAATTCTGGAATAATCATTAGTTTTAATCAAACCTTCTGTTTTGTTATAACCAATAGAAGCTCTGAAAGGCACATCACCAAATATAGCGGCTCTTACACTAAAATTATGATCCTGACTGAATGATGTTCTAAAAACTTCATTCTGCCAATCCGTATCTGACAATATTCTTCCTTCAATAATGCCTGCTGTTGCCGGATCATCAACAGTTCCGACTGGTGCATTAAGATCAGGAATACCCAATCTGTTGGTATATTGTGGGTAATTCTGTTCAATGAAAGTAGTAAACTCTTTACTGTTCATTGTATTGACTGTTTTACCAACTTTCGACACAGAGAACACATTGGAATAAGTGAATTGTGGTTTGCCCTTAGACCCTCTTTTGGTGGTTATGATGATAACCCCATTGGAAGCTCTTGAACCGTAAATTGCGGTAGCAGAGGCATCTTTTAAAATGGTAAAAGATTCGATGTCATTCGGGTTAACCAAAGACAACGGATTCGATTGACCAGCGGCCAGTTTATTATCAATCTGAACATTATCTATAATAATCAACGGACTCGTTTGTGCACTCAAAGAGGCTCCTCCTCTAATTCTTATGTTGGGCGGGGTATCAGGTTGACCTCCATCGTTGGTAATTCTAACACCTGCAGCTTTACCAACTAACAATTGATCCGCAGATACAATGGCCCCTCTGTTGAAATCTTTTGAAGTTACAGTAGTTAGTGATCCTGTTGCGTCTTTTTTCTTTACAGTACCATACCCCACTTGAACCACCACTTCCTGAAGTTGATTTGCTCCTTCATCTAAGCTGATTGATACCGATTTTTGTCCGGAATATTTCAAAGTTTCATTAGTGTAACCAATAAAAGTAAAGACAATTACATCTCCATTTTTAAGGCCTCCTAATTGAAATTTTCCGTCAAAATCTGTGGAAGTACCCTTGGTGGTACCTTGTACAGTTACATTTACTCCGGGCAAAGGTTGATTTGATTTTTTATCAACAACAACGCCACTCAAAACATTCTGAGCCAGAGCACCGAAAGGCAGTAACAGTAATAAAAATAACAACTTTTTATAAATTGTTTTCATACATTTTGTTTAGGTTAAAATTTTAATTTTGTGCTTGTACATTATACTTCGAATGTTAAATTTATGTAAAAT
Above is a genomic segment from Flavobacterium phycosphaerae containing:
- a CDS encoding SusC/RagA family TonB-linked outer membrane protein, which codes for MKTIYKKLLFLLLLLPFGALAQNVLSGVVVDKKSNQPLPGVNVTVQGTTKGTSTDFDGKFQLGGLKNGDVIVFTFIGYTNETLKYSGQKSVSISLDEGANQLQEVVVQVGYGTVKKKDATGSLTTVTSKDFNRGAIVSADQLLVGKAAGVRITNDGGQPDTPPNIRIRGGASLSAQTSPLIIIDNVQIDNKLAAGQSNPLSLVNPNDIESFTILKDASATAIYGSRASNGVIIITTKRGSKGKPQFTYSNVFSVSKVGKTVNTMNSKEFTTFIEQNYPQYTNRLGIPDLNAPVGTVDDPATAGIIEGRILSDTDWQNEVFRTSFSQDHNFSVRAAIFGDVPFRASIGYNKTEGLIKTNDYSRISASFNVSPTYFDNHLKVTVNAKGFSSKKNAIDVGSVTYASLNMDPTKPVYGSSPDNRFGGYYQETNNPGDASWDGRYLTQGAYNPVARLNQRTRPETIDKFLGNAEFDYKMHFLPELRAVVNLGVEASQSNIEESFSDNSLETYQTKATIGNTPSTNYIFNPGLNYKENQTIMNKTVDAYLVYSKKLNGFVSKFEAQGGHNYQSFILDGNKKQFRYNTVSGLREDDPASVNNPNRRYYGQMVLESYFGRTNIDILDKYLFSFTLRGDASSLFPKDSRWGYFPSAAFAWKMKEESFLKNSSTINDLKLRLGYGYTGNSDFRDVTFAGYYSYIPTYTIGSAQGQYLPGIGTFSIDPYNPNLTWEKTVTYNVGLDFDILKNSLLTGTIDAYYSKTTDLLALVNFPSGQFLTNSFVDNAGTLSRKGVEVSVTGKIVSTDKVNWTVNANAAYNIGNVDALNGTSRIELNKIPGIGRTLTYHAVGEQPNSAWVYEQVYDSAGKPVPEAFVDRNGDGQINEDDRYYLAMAPNWTFGFGTTFNYKNFDFNASFRGQFGGNVYNSPEYQFGYKEKVLPGQSTNLNNALSGYLPFTTIQDKSAVSDYFIHDATFLRCESISLGYKFDKIYKETTMRLSVGVNNLFILTKYKGQDPESFSGIQTDFYPRPRVFNMGLSIDF